The following DNA comes from Kitasatospora sp. NBC_01287.
CCGCGGCCGCGCGCTCCCTCGGCTACACCCAGCCGGCTGTCACCCAGCAGATCCGCGCCCTGGAGCGCGAGGCCGGCGTGCCGCTCTTCACCCGCGACGGGCGCCGGATGAAGCTGACCGAGGCGGGCGAGACGCTGGCCCGGCACGCGGGGGTGATCCTGGAGAACCTCGGCGCCGCCCAGCAGCAGCTCCAGGCCCTGGCCCGGCTGCGGGCCGGCCGGGTGCGGGTCTGCGCCTTCCCGAGCGCCAACGCCACCCTGATACCCGAGGCGATGGCCGCGCTGCTGGCCGAGCACCCCGGCGTGCGGGTGGAACTGCTGGAGGCCGAGCCACCCGAGTCACTGCACAAGCTGCTGGCCGGCGAGTGCGACATCGCGCTCTCCTTCAGCTACCCCGGGATGCGTGCCGAGCTGCCGCCCGAACTGGTGGAGGTCCGGTTGATGGAGGACCTGCTGACGGTGCTGCTGCCGGTCGGCCACCCGCTGGCCCGCCGGCACGCGGTGCGGCTGGCCGAGCTGGCCCAGGCCCGCTGGATCGCGGGCTGTCCGCGCTGCCGGGCCAACTTCCTGCACATCTGCGCCGAGCAGGGCTTCGACCCGGACATCGTCTTCACCACCGACGACAACCTCGCGCTGCAGAGCCTGGTGGCCGCCGGGGTCGGCCTGGCGGTGGCGCCCTCGCTGGTCCTCTCCTTCCTCAACCACCGCAAGGTGACAGGCCGGGCGCTGGAGCCGCACGTCCGCCGCCAGGTCTGCGCCTACGTGCTGCGCGAGCACCTGCCGCTGCCGGCCACCGAGCTGGTGCTGGACGGGCTGCGCGCGGCGGCCGCCGCCCGGGTGGGCTGCTGAGAGCCACCGGTGCTGAGACAGGGGTGACTGCTGGGACCGATAAGCGGAGCTAGGGGGTCGCCAAGCAGCGCTCCTTGGACGCGGCGGCCCGACCGGCCGGAAGCTGCCGGACATGACACTGACCACCACCGCCCGTACCGAGGGCGCGCGCATCACCCCGCTCGCAGCCGCCCTGATCGCCCAGGTGCGCGCCGTGGTGGCGCGCGGCCTGCCGCCCGAGCTGACGGCCCACCTGATCGCCGAGGCACTGCGCGACCACCTCGGTGACCCGGCGTTACTGACCCCCGAGCAGTGCGAGGGCGACCCCGACCACTACCGCCAGCACGTGCTGCACGCCG
Coding sequences within:
- a CDS encoding LysR family transcriptional regulator; this translates as MLDSRHIRTFHEVVSTGSFTAAARSLGYTQPAVTQQIRALEREAGVPLFTRDGRRMKLTEAGETLARHAGVILENLGAAQQQLQALARLRAGRVRVCAFPSANATLIPEAMAALLAEHPGVRVELLEAEPPESLHKLLAGECDIALSFSYPGMRAELPPELVEVRLMEDLLTVLLPVGHPLARRHAVRLAELAQARWIAGCPRCRANFLHICAEQGFDPDIVFTTDDNLALQSLVAAGVGLAVAPSLVLSFLNHRKVTGRALEPHVRRQVCAYVLREHLPLPATELVLDGLRAAAAARVGC